One segment of Ziziphus jujuba cultivar Dongzao chromosome 12, ASM3175591v1 DNA contains the following:
- the LOC107428374 gene encoding uncharacterized protein LOC107428374, with amino-acid sequence MATVNRWLRPEVYPLFASVGVAVGICGMQLVRNITTNPEVRVTKENRAAGVLDNHKEGEKYAEHGLRKFLRNRPPQIMPSINNFFSDPN; translated from the exons ATGGCTACCGTTAACAGATGGCTTAGGCCCGAG GTCTATCCCCTCTTCGCCTCAGTTGGTGTTGCTGTTGGCATTTGCGGGATGCAACTTGTTAGAAATATCACCACCAACCCTGAAGTGAG GGTCACTAAAGAGAACAGAGCTGCTGGAGTTCTTGATAATCACAAAGAGGGTGAGAAATACGCAGAACATGGTCTCAGGAAGTTTCTTCGCAACAGGCCTCCCCAGATCATGCCATCTATCAACAATTTCTTCTCAGATCCAAACTAA